One genomic segment of Desertifilum tharense IPPAS B-1220 includes these proteins:
- a CDS encoding SLC13 family permease → MTKMPTVQTRKQAQRPPESIWTRFESKPSPKTQVKPKRQFRWVVDAVWPLASLAVAAIAILLPGSLPTQARLSLFAFALAVILWSTTRLNAAYIALIAMLLLVLSGGSPQEQLFDALASDIIWLMIGAFILGGAVQKTGLASRLTQLVVARAHNVSSVFWLVTTLLILLAFVIPSTSGRAAVVIPIFRSIAKAAGDRRITRALALLMPTIILVSTISALVGAGSHLIALDLLQQISSESISFLQWSIYGLPFGIVASYLSCWIVMRLFLDRKRRQRPIRVPQQAANRPLSQAEWTTLGIITGTIALWLTADWHGLEIATVTVVAAALLTAPGIGVLSWKDGLKAVSWNLIIFVGAALVLGHALIDSGAAQWIIDRLFGATGIAQASSPAILLLILSFISLTSHIYMTSHTARAAALVPALLYLGSSLQLNPVAVLFISTVGMDYCLTFPVSSKALLMFQELEGETYQPSDLLYLSAVLLLVHLVLMLAFYYGYWRWIGLAL, encoded by the coding sequence ATGACTAAAATGCCGACAGTTCAGACCCGAAAGCAAGCCCAAAGACCCCCCGAAAGTATTTGGACGCGATTTGAGAGCAAACCCTCGCCCAAAACCCAAGTGAAACCCAAACGTCAGTTTCGCTGGGTTGTCGATGCCGTCTGGCCCCTAGCCTCGCTCGCAGTCGCCGCGATCGCCATCCTCCTACCCGGTTCCCTTCCCACCCAAGCCCGCTTATCGCTCTTTGCCTTTGCCCTCGCCGTCATCCTCTGGTCAACCACCCGCCTCAACGCCGCCTACATCGCCCTGATTGCCATGCTCCTGCTGGTGTTGAGTGGAGGAAGTCCGCAAGAACAACTGTTTGACGCCCTTGCCTCCGACATTATTTGGCTGATGATCGGCGCATTTATTTTAGGGGGTGCCGTCCAGAAAACCGGACTTGCCAGTCGCCTCACGCAACTGGTTGTCGCGCGGGCCCACAACGTCAGCAGCGTTTTTTGGCTCGTCACCACCCTGCTGATCCTGCTAGCCTTCGTTATCCCCTCAACCTCCGGTCGAGCCGCCGTCGTCATTCCCATCTTTCGCAGCATCGCCAAGGCTGCGGGCGATCGCCGTATCACCCGCGCCCTCGCCTTGCTGATGCCCACCATTATCCTCGTTTCCACCATCAGCGCCCTGGTTGGAGCCGGATCGCACCTGATCGCCCTAGATTTGCTGCAACAAATTAGCAGCGAGTCCATCTCCTTTCTGCAATGGTCAATTTATGGCCTACCCTTTGGTATCGTTGCCAGTTACCTCTCGTGTTGGATCGTCATGCGCCTATTTTTAGACCGCAAGCGCCGCCAGCGACCCATCCGAGTCCCCCAACAGGCTGCCAACCGACCCCTTTCCCAAGCAGAATGGACAACCTTGGGCATCATTACAGGCACGATCGCCCTTTGGCTGACCGCCGACTGGCACGGACTCGAAATTGCCACGGTTACTGTTGTTGCAGCCGCCTTGCTCACCGCCCCAGGCATTGGCGTTCTCAGTTGGAAAGACGGTCTCAAAGCCGTTTCTTGGAATTTAATTATCTTCGTTGGCGCAGCCCTCGTCCTCGGCCATGCCCTCATTGACTCCGGTGCAGCCCAATGGATTATCGACCGCTTATTTGGTGCAACCGGCATTGCTCAAGCCAGTTCGCCTGCCATTCTTTTACTGATTCTCAGCTTTATCTCCTTAACCTCGCATATCTACATGACCTCGCATACAGCGCGGGCGGCGGCTTTAGTACCCGCCTTGCTGTACCTAGGGAGTAGTTTGCAACTCAACCCCGTGGCGGTGTTATTTATCAGCACCGTGGGGATGGACTATTGTTTGACGTTCCCGGTGAGTTCCAAAGCGCTGCTGATGTTCCAGGAACTAGAAGGCGAAACCTATCAGCCTTCAGACCTGTTGTATTTAAGCGCAGTGCTGCTGCTCGTGCATTTAGTGCTAATGCTGGCTTTCTATTACGGCTACTGGCGTTGGATTGGTTTAGCGCTCTAG
- a CDS encoding HAMP domain-containing sensor histidine kinase gives MNLRQKLLTTFGGLALLALTTAGMTVWAIAQWQSSNAQLEAHYERSLLLQRIQASVFRAFKEVPDAVSGGDLDAAEEFDAFLGPIETDFERWAALADTAEEEQQVEEVRLAYQQLVASAQRVFALVDAGQRREAFVLLEGELEDEDFESFQTLTEQAIASDRDYRSSVHRQVQRTLDTTRIVLAIAAFGTTSLILLLFAYLASDLFSPLREVKQALEDVTTGDFQRQLDEERADEIGDIHRAFNQMMAALQLREQMAGLGAIPAHSEPVWQERPSRVTLHRLVSQLRSRVTQLNSEVNGNGATAVIPKQELIQQLDRLLQAVTRVTEFGFPLDLNLARTDIRTLIYEVLLRFHDELAQRAISLELDIGLEVKFATVDRLKLREAIGELVRNALAALPEMGGRVGVRANLSTEGTELLIEVADNGRGAELPLVPLESEDHPGVGLQLTRAIVEQHGGHLVIDSQPGVGTYVQMQLPLRD, from the coding sequence ATGAATTTACGACAAAAATTGTTAACCACCTTTGGGGGTCTGGCTTTATTGGCCCTAACCACGGCCGGGATGACCGTTTGGGCGATCGCGCAATGGCAAAGCAGCAACGCTCAACTTGAAGCCCATTACGAACGCAGCCTACTCTTACAACGGATTCAAGCCAGCGTTTTCCGCGCCTTTAAGGAAGTTCCCGATGCCGTCAGCGGTGGCGATCTCGATGCGGCTGAAGAATTTGACGCCTTTTTGGGCCCCATCGAAACCGACTTTGAACGCTGGGCGGCTTTAGCCGATACCGCCGAGGAAGAACAACAAGTAGAAGAGGTGCGCTTGGCTTACCAACAATTAGTCGCAAGCGCCCAACGGGTCTTTGCTCTAGTGGATGCCGGACAGCGGCGAGAGGCCTTTGTGCTGCTAGAAGGCGAATTAGAAGATGAAGATTTTGAGTCGTTTCAGACCTTAACCGAACAAGCGATCGCCTCCGATCGCGACTACCGTTCCTCCGTTCACCGTCAAGTCCAGCGCACCTTAGATACCACCCGCATTGTTTTAGCGATCGCCGCTTTTGGCACCACCTCTTTAATTCTGCTGCTGTTTGCTTATCTAGCCTCCGACTTATTTTCCCCTTTGCGAGAAGTCAAACAAGCCTTAGAAGATGTCACAACTGGGGACTTTCAGCGCCAACTCGATGAAGAAAGGGCTGATGAAATTGGCGATATTCACCGCGCCTTCAATCAGATGATGGCAGCACTGCAACTGAGGGAACAAATGGCAGGCTTAGGAGCCATTCCCGCCCATTCAGAACCCGTCTGGCAAGAACGCCCCTCCAGAGTCACCTTGCATCGGCTGGTGTCGCAGTTGCGATCGCGCGTGACCCAATTAAACAGCGAAGTCAATGGTAACGGTGCGACTGCTGTTATCCCCAAGCAAGAACTGATTCAGCAACTCGATCGCCTGCTGCAAGCCGTCACCAGAGTCACTGAATTTGGCTTTCCTTTAGACCTCAACCTGGCACGCACCGATATTCGCACGCTCATTTATGAAGTCTTGCTACGCTTCCACGACGAACTCGCCCAACGGGCCATTAGTTTAGAGCTAGACATTGGCCTAGAGGTAAAATTTGCCACGGTCGATCGCCTAAAACTGCGAGAAGCCATTGGGGAACTCGTCCGCAACGCCCTAGCCGCCTTACCGGAAATGGGGGGACGCGTGGGAGTCCGTGCCAACCTCAGCACCGAAGGCACCGAACTGCTGATTGAAGTGGCGGATAATGGTCGGGGTGCAGAATTGCCGTTAGTTCCGTTGGAATCTGAAGACCATCCTGGCGTGGGACTGCAACTCACGAGAGCGATCGTTGAACAGCATGGCGGTCATTTGGTGATTGACAGTCAGCCGGGAGTCGGAACCTACGTGCAAATGCAACTCCCCCTCAGAGATTGA
- a CDS encoding glycerate kinase — MTLNILIAPSGFKESLEADEVADCIEAGILRVLPSARIQKAPLVDGGEGFTRGLVNATGGTLHSAIVTGPVGQSVAAHFGFLGGDGPRTAVLEMAAAAGLRLVPREARNPLLTTTYGVGELIKAALDAGAERILVGCGDSGTNDGGAGMAQALGVRLLNAEGEEIGRGGGELIHLDRIDMSQRDPRLAEVQIDVACNWHNLLCGPKGVARVFGPQKGASPETVEQMAAALDRYAEIIQRDLDLDVREAPGSGASGGLGTGLSALVGATLHPRYDIVMQYLDLETLLQESDLAITAEGSIDFQTPRGKIPAEVGRRAKKYGIPVVAIAGTIGEDAQVNFDCGIDSFESILDGPCSLEDAIANACELVTNAAERLTRLLLVGQRLSA, encoded by the coding sequence ATGACCTTAAACATTTTAATTGCACCCTCTGGATTCAAAGAAAGCTTAGAAGCTGACGAAGTTGCTGATTGTATTGAAGCTGGAATTCTCCGAGTTTTGCCTAGCGCTCGCATTCAGAAAGCCCCCTTGGTGGATGGTGGCGAAGGCTTCACTAGAGGCTTAGTGAATGCCACTGGAGGAACCTTGCATTCCGCGATCGTTACTGGTCCTGTCGGTCAATCTGTTGCTGCACATTTTGGCTTTTTGGGAGGAGATGGCCCCAGAACGGCTGTCTTAGAAATGGCGGCGGCGGCGGGGTTGCGTCTAGTCCCCCGCGAGGCTCGCAATCCCCTATTAACAACCACCTATGGGGTAGGAGAGTTAATTAAAGCGGCTCTAGACGCAGGTGCAGAACGCATTTTAGTAGGTTGCGGCGACTCTGGAACCAATGACGGCGGCGCGGGGATGGCGCAAGCTTTGGGCGTTCGCTTGCTGAATGCGGAGGGCGAAGAGATTGGACGCGGCGGCGGCGAATTGATTCATTTAGACCGGATCGACATGAGTCAGCGCGATCCGCGCCTTGCAGAGGTACAAATTGATGTGGCTTGCAACTGGCATAATTTGCTATGCGGGCCGAAGGGGGTGGCGAGGGTGTTTGGCCCGCAAAAAGGCGCATCCCCTGAAACGGTAGAACAGATGGCCGCCGCGCTGGATCGCTATGCCGAGATTATTCAACGCGATTTAGATTTAGACGTGCGGGAAGCACCGGGAAGCGGCGCATCGGGAGGGTTAGGAACGGGGCTATCTGCTTTAGTAGGGGCAACTCTACACCCCCGCTATGACATTGTGATGCAGTATTTAGATTTAGAAACTCTCTTGCAAGAATCGGATTTAGCGATTACAGCAGAGGGGAGTATTGATTTTCAAACGCCACGGGGAAAAATTCCGGCGGAAGTGGGGCGACGGGCTAAAAAATATGGGATTCCGGTGGTGGCGATCGCCGGAACCATTGGGGAAGATGCCCAAGTTAATTTTGATTGCGGGATTGATTCGTTTGAAAGTATCTTAGATGGCCCTTGCAGTTTAGAGGACGCGATCGCCAATGCCTGCGAACTGGTGACTAATGCCGCAGAACGATTGACGCGCCTGCTGTTGGTTGGTCAACGCCTGAGTGCCTAG
- a CDS encoding LapA family protein, translating into MNTFPLFLISIIFALWVSAIALVSVQNAAPVSLRFLVFESIQLPFGLVLAFSASIGLIAGAILIPLWGLPSASRRSSASVNAADEDDEFDF; encoded by the coding sequence ATGAATACGTTCCCGCTATTTCTGATTTCGATTATTTTCGCCCTTTGGGTCAGCGCGATCGCCCTTGTCTCCGTACAAAATGCGGCCCCCGTTTCCCTGCGCTTTCTGGTCTTCGAGTCTATTCAACTCCCGTTTGGCTTAGTCTTAGCCTTTAGTGCCAGTATCGGCTTAATTGCAGGCGCGATCCTCATCCCCCTTTGGGGTTTACCCTCGGCTTCTCGTCGATCTTCGGCTTCTGTCAATGCGGCTGATGAGGATGATGAATTTGATTTCTAA
- a CDS encoding phosphoglucomutase/phosphomannomutase family protein, whose amino-acid sequence MVEIKFGTDGWRGIIADDFTFPNVRKVTRAIALYLKSAYSQDRPVLIGYDTRFLADKFARAAAEILAELGWTVKIADRDCPTPAIAYNAKLLNSAGALMFTASHNPARYCGIKYIPDYAGPATPEITDAIVANLENATDDSPRQVPSQLISKFDPKPAYLDFLRTLVDLDTIRAAKLKVRYDALYATSRGYLDALLEECGCQLESFHTHRDVLFGGGMPEPTPDQLGALMTAVKASGADVGLATDGDSDRFGIVDEQGNVLTPNTVLLLLARHLIQNKGKTGAIVRTVATTHLLDNLAERYGLECFETPVGFKYIGEKMRQTDVLIGGEESGGLSIIGHIPEKDGILANLLVVEAIASEGKPLSQLVEEAIAQTGGPRYNHRIDLHLEDAHKAAVIATYQQNPPNAIAGIGVKQVSHKDGLKLYLEDGGWVLLRPSGTEPLMRVYLETDSLEKQAQIAAFLETLIQAVSPVAA is encoded by the coding sequence ATGGTAGAGATCAAGTTTGGCACGGATGGTTGGCGAGGAATTATCGCAGATGATTTTACCTTTCCCAATGTCCGAAAAGTCACAAGAGCGATCGCGCTTTATCTCAAATCTGCCTATTCTCAAGATCGACCCGTATTAATCGGTTACGATACCCGATTTCTGGCCGATAAGTTTGCGCGGGCGGCAGCGGAAATCTTAGCCGAGTTAGGATGGACGGTAAAGATCGCCGATCGCGATTGTCCCACGCCAGCGATCGCCTACAATGCCAAACTGCTAAACTCGGCGGGGGCCTTAATGTTCACCGCCAGCCACAACCCGGCCCGCTATTGTGGGATTAAATATATCCCCGATTACGCTGGCCCGGCAACGCCAGAAATTACCGACGCAATTGTCGCCAATTTAGAGAACGCCACAGACGACTCTCCCCGCCAAGTTCCCAGCCAGCTTATTTCTAAGTTTGACCCCAAACCTGCCTACCTCGACTTTTTGCGGACGTTAGTCGATCTCGACACGATTCGCGCGGCTAAACTCAAGGTCAGATACGATGCGCTATACGCCACCTCGCGCGGTTATCTAGATGCGCTGTTAGAAGAGTGCGGTTGCCAGCTAGAATCGTTCCACACCCATCGCGACGTGCTGTTTGGGGGGGGGATGCCAGAACCGACTCCCGACCAACTAGGAGCGTTAATGACGGCGGTGAAAGCCAGCGGGGCCGATGTGGGGTTAGCCACTGATGGTGATAGCGATCGCTTTGGGATTGTGGACGAGCAGGGTAATGTTTTGACCCCCAATACGGTCTTATTGCTGCTTGCACGCCACTTAATTCAAAATAAGGGCAAAACTGGTGCAATTGTCCGCACGGTCGCGACAACGCATTTATTGGACAATCTAGCCGAGCGTTACGGCTTGGAGTGTTTTGAAACTCCCGTTGGCTTTAAGTATATTGGCGAGAAGATGCGCCAAACGGATGTCTTAATTGGCGGGGAAGAGTCGGGAGGCTTAAGTATTATCGGGCATATCCCAGAAAAGGATGGGATTTTAGCTAATCTCCTGGTTGTGGAAGCGATCGCCTCTGAAGGGAAACCGCTATCGCAACTCGTAGAAGAAGCGATCGCCCAAACCGGCGGGCCTCGCTACAATCATCGCATCGATTTGCATCTAGAAGACGCCCACAAAGCGGCTGTTATCGCCACCTATCAGCAAAATCCCCCAAATGCGATCGCCGGAATTGGGGTGAAACAGGTCAGCCACAAAGATGGTTTAAAGCTCTATCTTGAAGATGGCGGTTGGGTTCTCCTGCGTCCTTCCGGAACAGAACCCCTAATGCGCGTTTACCTCGAAACTGACTCCCTGGAAAAACAAGCACAAATCGCCGCTTTCTTAGAAACGCTGATTCAAGCCGTTTCCCCTGTCGCCGCCTAA